One Manihot esculenta cultivar AM560-2 chromosome 18, M.esculenta_v8, whole genome shotgun sequence genomic window carries:
- the LOC110606997 gene encoding protein TIC 20-I, chloroplastic, whose translation MMILNGCASPPAAGCAFTNTRTCKPMHSSLLSACVPRSTPKAAFLNIRSSLSSVQDLTSKSRSCRGLPLLHLSSSSTPLLSGDQGRIWHTIPSLPRQRKSYECPRASKDVPSSFRYPPMTKKPRWWWRTLACLPYLMPLHETWMYAETAYHLHPFLEDFEFLTYPFLGAIGSLPSWSLMAYFFVAYLGIVRRKEWPHFFRFHVVMGMLLEIGLQVIGTGTRFLPHGFYWGKLGMHFWTAFAFAFLFTVLECIRCALAGMYADVPFASDAAYIQIPYD comes from the exons ATGATGATTCTAAATGGGTGTGCCTCGCCTCCTGCTGCTGGGTGTGCTTTTACAAACACCAGGACATGTAAACCCATGCATAGTAGCCTGTTATCTGCATGTGTTCCTCGATCGACTCCCAAGGCTGCATTCTTAAATATCAGGAGTTCATTGTCTTCAGTTCAAGATCTTACATCTAAATCCCGATCATGTAGAG GTTTGCCATTATTGCACCTTTCTTCTTCGTCAACCCCACTCTTAAGTGGTGATCAAGGTAGAATTTGGCACACTATTCCCTCATTACCAAGGCAACGAAAATCATATGAGTGCCCTCGAGCATCAAAAGATGTCCCTTCCAGTTTTCGCTATCCTCCAATGACCAAGAAGCCAAGATGGTGGTGGAGGACTTTAGCATGTCTCCCTTATTTGATGCCTCTTCATGAGACATGGATGTATGCTGAGACAGCATATCACCTGCACCCATTCCTTGAAGACTTTGAATTTTTGACATACCCATTCCTTGGAGCAATTGGCAGTTTGCCAAGCTGGTCCCTGATGGCATATTTCTTTGTTGCGTATCTTGGAATTGTGAGGAGGAAGGAATGGCCACACTTTTTCAGATTTCATGTAGTGATGGGCATGTTGTTGGAGATTGGTCTCCAAGTGATAGGGACTGGGACCCGTTTTCTGCCACATGGTTTTTACTGGGGTAAACTAGGCATGCATTTTTGGACAGCGTTTGCATTTGCTTTCCTTTTTACGGTCTTGGAGTGCATACGGTGTGCTCTTGCTGGTATGTATGCTGATGTCCCTTTTGCCTCTGATGCAGCATACATCCAAATCCCTTATGATTAA